The window CCCTGGATGATGCCCACTCCGGTCTGCAGCACCTTGGACGTGATGTCGGGGAGGTTCTTCTGCAGCCACTCGGTGACGGCGTCGATGTTCTGCTGGTTGATGATCGACGGGAACTGGTGCTGCAGGCTGAGGAACCACTTCTCGGCGGCGCCGCTGTTGACCCAGGAGATCGTGTTCTGCACGAGCTGGGAGGCCTGGTCGACCGCGATCGGGACGATCGCCCAGATGAGCCCGATGAACGCGCCGATGATGACGACGAGCGCGACCACCAGGGCCAGCCAGCGCGGGAACCGGCGCCGCTCGAGGAACGAGATGAGCGGCTCGATGCCGAGCGCGAGGAAGAGCGCGGCGCCGATGTACGTGATGATCGTCGCCAGGCTGGTGACGGCGCTGAGGATGAGGATTCCGAGCCCGACGCCCAGGGTGCCGATGAGACCGAGGCGGAACGGGTTCTGGATCTTCACGTGTTCCCCCTGGGGTCAGTCGCGGTCGGCGGTCACCTTCTCGGCCTGCTGGAGGACGCCTCGGAGGTTCTCGAAGTACCCGGCCACGGCCTCGCGCTCAATCCTAATCTGCGCCAGTCGCTCCTCCGCGTCCGCCACGAGGCGTTCGGTGCGCTCCTCGGTCTCGGCGAGCAGGGCGGCCGCGCGCTCCTCGGCGTCGCGGATGACGGCGGAGGCGGTCTCCTCCGCCTCCTTGCGCGCCTCGGTGACGGTCCGGCGGGCCTCCGTCTCGAAGGCCTCCGCCTCGGAGCGCGCCTGGGCGGTGCGCTTCACGGCGTCGGCGAGCTGGACGTTCGCCTCGTCCAGGTACTTCTGGGTCTGCGCCACCGCCTCCTGGTGCCGGGCGAGGTACTCCTTCTCCGCCTCGTCGCGGCGCGCGCGCAGCTCGACGTCGAGGTCGATGCGCGCCTGCTCCACCTCGCGGGTCCGGTTCTCGACCTCTTCGAGTGTGGCGTTGCGCAGTGCGGTGAGCTCCGCCTCCAGCGCCGCCCGGGAGGACGCCGCCTCCTGCTCGAATGCGGCCAGCTTCTCGGCCAGTTCGGCATCCTGGGCCGTGCGCGCCTCGGCGACCTCGCGGGCGAGCTCCGCCCGCGCCTCCGCGGTCTCCTTCTCCAGCGCGGCGCGCGTCTGCTGCGCCTCGTCGGCCAGGGCGACGCGCGTCCGCTCGGCCTCCCGCTCCAGCTCGAGGCGCTGCTGCTCGCGCTGGTCGGCGAGCTCGTTGGCGGTCGACTCTCGCTGGTCCGCGAGCTCGGCTGCGGTGCTCCGGACGTCTTCGGCGAGCCGGCTACGGGTCTGCTCCTTCTCCGCGGTCAGGGCGCTCGTGGTCTGCTCGACCTCCGCGGCGAGGGCCTTCTTGGTCTGCTCCACCTCCGCCGCCAGGGCCGACTTCGTGGTGGTGACCTCGGTCTCGAGGGCCGACTTCGTCTGCTCGACCTCGGCGGCCAGCTCGGTCGTGGTCTGCTCGACCTCGGCGGCGAGCTCGGCGCGCGTCCGCTCGACCTCGTCGGCCAGGGCGGCCTTCGTGGTGGCGACCTCGGTCTCCAGCTCCTTCTTGGTCTGCTCGACCTCGGCGGCGAGGGCGGCCTTCGTCGTGGTGACCTCGGTCTCGAGGGCCGACTTCGTCTGCTCGACCTCGGCGGTCAGCGCGGAGGTCGTCGTCTCGACCTCGGCGGCCAGCCGCGCACGCTCGGACGCGAGCTCGGCCTGCAGGGCGCTGCGCTCGCGGCTGAGCTCGTCGGCGAGCGCGGTGCGCGCGGCGTCGACCTCGGCGGCCAGCTCGGCGCGGAGCTCCGTCGCCTCGGCGTCGAGCTCACGGCGGCGGCGGTCGGTCTCGGCGGCCAGGCGTGCCCGGGTCTGCTCGACCTCCGCCGCGAGCTCGCTGGCGGTCTGCTCGCGGTCCGCCGCGAGGCGGGCGGCCGTCTCGGCGCGGTCGGCCTCGAGCGCGGCGCGGGTCTCGGTCGTCTCCTTCTCGAGGGTCGTCCGCGTCTGCAGCCGGTCGTCCTCCAGCTGCTTCGTCGTGCGCTCCACTTCCTCGGCGAGGGCGGACTTCGTGGTCGTGACCTCGTTCTCGAGCGCTGCGCGGGTCGAGGCGACCTCGTTCTCGAGCGCCGAGCGGGTGGTGGTGACCTGGGTCTCGAGCTCCGAACGGGTGCGCGTCACCTCCTCGTTCAGCGCGGAGCGGGTGCGGGTGACCTCGTCGGCCAGCTCGGCCTTGGTGCGCTCGACCTCGTCGGCGAGCGCGCTGCGGGTGGAGGTGACGTCGGCGTCCAGCGCCGAGCGGGCCTGCTCCACCTCCGCCGCCAGGGCGGCCTTGGTCTGCTCGACCTCCGCGGCGAGGGCCTTCGTCGTCTGCTCGACCTCGGTGGCGAGGGCGAGCCGGCGGGTCTTCTCCTCGTGCTCCAGGTCGGCGCGCGTCTGCGCGACGGATGCGGCCAGCTCGGCGCGCTGCTCCTCGACCTCGCCGGCCAGGTCCGCGCGCGCCTGAGCGGCCTCGGCGGCGAGCGCGTTCCGTGTCTCGGCCTCTTCGGCGGCCAGGCGATCGGCCGTCTCGGCGACACGGCGGTCGAGCTCCAGGCGGGTCTGGGCCGCTTCGCGCTCGAAGGCGGCGCGGTCCTCGGCGAGAGCGGTCTCGAGCTCCGAGCGGCGTGCCGCGATGGTGCGGTCGAGCTCGGCGGCCTCGGCGCGGGCGCGCTCCGCCTCGCGGGACGCGACGGCCTTGAGCTCCGCGGCCTCCCGGTCGGCCTCGGCGCGAACGGCGGCGGCCTCGCGTTTGCTGGTGGCGCGCAGCTCGGCGGCCTCGGTCGCCACGGCGCCCCGGATCGCCGCGGCCTCGCGCATGGCGTCGTTGAGCAGCGTCTCCTTGTCGGCGCGGGTCTTGGTGAGCAGCTCGCCCGACTCGATCTGCGAATCCTCGAGCAGCGTGGTGGCACGGGCCTGGGCGTCGGCGAGGATGCGCTCGGCCTGCGCGGCCGCCGCCTTCTTCATCTTGTCGATCTCGGCGGCGACGCCGGCGCGCAGCTTCTCGGCGTCGATGTCGGCCTGGGCGATCAGCCGGGTCGACTGCTCCTCGGCGACCCGCAGCGTGTTCTCGAGCTTGGTGCCGAGTCCGGAGTACGTCGGGCTGCCGACCTCTTCGATCTCGGCGTTGAGGTCGTCGATGCGCGCCTGAAGCCGCTTGATCTCCTTCACGGAGTCCGCCGCCTGGGTGTTCGACTTGATCAGCTCGCGCCGCAGCTCCTGGAGGGCCTTGTCGACCTCGTCCTTGTCGTAGCCTCGGAAGACCTGGGTGAAGGTGGAATCGTCGGTCGCCACTGTGATTGCTCCTGGGGATTTCGGGTGGACCCGCTGCGCGCGCGCCGGGTCGATCCTACAATTCAGCGGTCTGCGCCCGCACGGGGGGATGCGCGAGCGTCCAGACAAGGGTTAGCTGCCTTTCAGGCACGTCCGGTATCGTCAGGTCACTGTGCCTGCCCCCCGAATCGGCACATGAGGAGCTCTGCTTGCGTTTCGTACTCGCCATCGTCGCGTTCGTCGTCGCCGCGGTCATGATCGTGGCCGGCATCGCGCAGCGGACCGTCTTCGCCCCGCCGAGCCGCATCCAGGCCGCCGCCACCGTGTCCGGCGACCCCCGTTACCTGGTGATCGACGGGTCGGTGCTGAACGCGCATCCCGGACAGCAGACGCTCACCGTGACCGGTGCCCCCGACGCCGCGAAGCAGGTCGTCGCTTACGGCCGTACAGCGGACGTTAAGGCCTGGCTCAGCGGCCAGAAGTACGTCGCGGTCGGCTATCAGAAGGCCACGGGGAAGCTCTCCACGAAGGCCGTGACGGCGAAGCCGGCGACCTCCGCCACCGACGGTTCGGATTCCGGCAGCGGTTCGACCGCCACGCCGGCCCCGACGCCGTCGCCCACCGCAACGGCGGCCGCCGGCTCCGGCTCCTCGGAGACCACGTCCTCGGCCGCCGGCCCCAATCCGGCCGGGAGCGATCTCTGGCTCGAGGAGTTCGACGGCGACGCCGCCCAGGTCACGCGGATGAACATCC is drawn from Leifsonia shinshuensis and contains these coding sequences:
- a CDS encoding DivIVA domain-containing protein is translated as MATDDSTFTQVFRGYDKDEVDKALQELRRELIKSNTQAADSVKEIKRLQARIDDLNAEIEEVGSPTYSGLGTKLENTLRVAEEQSTRLIAQADIDAEKLRAGVAAEIDKMKKAAAAQAERILADAQARATTLLEDSQIESGELLTKTRADKETLLNDAMREAAAIRGAVATEAAELRATSKREAAAVRAEADREAAELKAVASREAERARAEAAELDRTIAARRSELETALAEDRAAFEREAAQTRLELDRRVAETADRLAAEEAETRNALAAEAAQARADLAGEVEEQRAELAASVAQTRADLEHEEKTRRLALATEVEQTTKALAAEVEQTKAALAAEVEQARSALDADVTSTRSALADEVERTKAELADEVTRTRSALNEEVTRTRSELETQVTTTRSALENEVASTRAALENEVTTTKSALAEEVERTTKQLEDDRLQTRTTLEKETTETRAALEADRAETAARLAADREQTASELAAEVEQTRARLAAETDRRRRELDAEATELRAELAAEVDAARTALADELSRERSALQAELASERARLAAEVETTTSALTAEVEQTKSALETEVTTTKAALAAEVEQTKKELETEVATTKAALADEVERTRAELAAEVEQTTTELAAEVEQTKSALETEVTTTKSALAAEVEQTKKALAAEVEQTTSALTAEKEQTRSRLAEDVRSTAAELADQRESTANELADQREQQRLELEREAERTRVALADEAQQTRAALEKETAEARAELAREVAEARTAQDAELAEKLAAFEQEAASSRAALEAELTALRNATLEEVENRTREVEQARIDLDVELRARRDEAEKEYLARHQEAVAQTQKYLDEANVQLADAVKRTAQARSEAEAFETEARRTVTEARKEAEETASAVIRDAEERAAALLAETEERTERLVADAEERLAQIRIEREAVAGYFENLRGVLQQAEKVTADRD